One Allobranchiibius huperziae genomic window carries:
- a CDS encoding helix-turn-helix domain-containing protein, translated as MVEHDDFAGLLRDFRGRLSPQAAGVAVCDSSQRRAHGLRREELAERAGVSTEHVRRLEQRRRHPSRQVVDALARALLLTQEEHEQLCSAAGYAAPGSRGGHVPRSITPAAHRMLERLTDVPVAVCDAAWTVLAGNEVWRSYDCGANADAERDCNIAWRIFTDAPTTVARSPQSMTAFKESLVVDLRAAWRRYDDPYVHSLIRDLNLASVEFAQLWHQSDRAQRDVDRLCAEHPDGGHDELERDTLIVDGDLRVVVFTRPVDSTAGASGAYARSA; from the coding sequence ATGGTCGAACACGACGATTTCGCGGGGCTGCTGCGCGACTTCCGCGGCCGGCTAAGCCCGCAGGCTGCCGGTGTGGCGGTGTGCGACTCCAGCCAACGCCGTGCGCACGGCCTAAGACGCGAGGAGTTGGCTGAACGAGCGGGCGTCTCGACCGAACATGTGAGACGCCTGGAGCAGCGCCGTAGACATCCATCGCGCCAAGTGGTCGACGCGCTTGCTCGGGCGTTGTTGCTCACTCAGGAGGAGCACGAACAGTTGTGTTCTGCGGCCGGCTACGCGGCGCCTGGCTCGCGGGGCGGCCATGTTCCACGAAGCATCACACCGGCGGCCCATCGCATGCTCGAGCGGCTGACCGACGTGCCGGTGGCCGTATGCGACGCCGCATGGACGGTACTGGCGGGCAACGAGGTGTGGCGTTCCTACGATTGCGGCGCTAATGCTGATGCTGAGCGTGACTGCAACATCGCCTGGCGCATCTTCACCGATGCGCCCACGACTGTTGCACGTAGCCCGCAAAGCATGACCGCCTTTAAGGAGTCGCTTGTCGTCGATCTGCGGGCGGCGTGGCGACGCTACGACGACCCATACGTCCACAGCTTGATCAGGGATTTGAATCTTGCAAGTGTCGAATTCGCACAGCTGTGGCACCAAAGCGACAGAGCTCAGCGTGACGTCGATCGACTGTGCGCTGAGCACCCGGATGGAGGTCATGACGAGCTGGAACGCGACACCCTGATCGTCGACGGCGATCTGCGGGTGGTGGTGTTCACGCGTCCAGTGGACAGTACGGCTGGTGCGAGCGGCGCATACGCCAGGTCGGCGTAA
- a CDS encoding nuclear transport factor 2 family protein: MSHPVIDRLSSALNARDPDAIAECFVEDYACEWPAHPNLSFTGKENVRRNQVMRFDAWPTVRAEIVHSISVGDEVWQDWRFYDDSGTDKEQRGVIVLFIDSGRDLIERSRFYVESVGDLQPS; this comes from the coding sequence ATGAGCCATCCCGTGATCGATCGTCTGTCTTCAGCCCTCAACGCTCGCGACCCCGACGCCATCGCAGAATGCTTCGTCGAGGACTACGCGTGCGAGTGGCCGGCCCACCCAAACCTGTCCTTCACCGGCAAGGAGAACGTTCGACGGAACCAGGTCATGCGGTTCGACGCGTGGCCGACGGTCCGAGCCGAGATCGTTCACTCCATCTCAGTAGGAGACGAGGTGTGGCAGGACTGGCGGTTCTACGATGACTCGGGTACTGACAAGGAACAGCGCGGTGTCATCGTTCTGTTCATCGACAGCGGTCGTGACCTGATTGAAAGATCGCGTTTCTACGTTGAGAGCGTCGGAGATCTGCAACCGTCGTGA